In Bradyrhizobium guangxiense, the following are encoded in one genomic region:
- the mdcA gene encoding malonate decarboxylase subunit alpha, with protein sequence MNTSWQNNRAARDARIAAGAGLARGKIVEAHDATRLLEAVIRPGDRVCLEGDNQKQADLLSRALLAVDRARVNELHMVQSGVVLPEHLDLFDHGVAKRLDYAYSGPQSARIARMLFGGKIELGAVHTYLELFARYFIDLTPQVALIAAVSADREGNLYTGPNTEDTPTVVEATAFKDGIVIAQVNEIVETVPRVDIPADRVHFIVKSDKPFFVEPLFTRDPAAITEGQILTAMLAIKGIYAPYGVQRLNHGIGFSTAAIELLLPTFGERLGLKGRIATHFALNPHPALIPAIESGWVRQIHSFGSEGGMDDYIRARSDVYFTGPDGSLRSNRAFCQTAGLYACDMFIGSTLQIDLQGNSSTVTTSRIAGFGGAPNMGADARGRRHPSEPWLKAGAEADPDGAALMRRGRKLVVQIGETFGDKNVPLFVERLDALELAEKLNLELAPIMIYGDDVTHIVTEEGVANLLLCRTAQEREQAIRGVAGYTDVGRRRDRNMVAQLRERGVIRRPEDLGINPLDADRSLLAARSIKDLVRWSGGLYAPPSKFRNW encoded by the coding sequence GTGAACACCAGCTGGCAGAACAACCGCGCCGCGCGCGATGCTCGCATCGCAGCCGGCGCCGGGCTCGCCCGCGGCAAGATTGTGGAGGCGCACGACGCGACGCGCCTGCTTGAGGCCGTCATCAGGCCCGGCGACCGGGTTTGCCTCGAGGGTGACAACCAGAAGCAGGCCGATCTGCTCAGTCGGGCGCTTCTCGCCGTCGATCGCGCAAGGGTCAACGAACTGCATATGGTGCAGTCGGGCGTGGTTCTTCCCGAACATCTGGACCTGTTCGACCACGGCGTCGCGAAACGCCTCGACTATGCCTATTCCGGGCCGCAATCGGCGCGCATCGCCCGCATGCTGTTCGGCGGCAAGATCGAGCTGGGCGCGGTCCACACCTATCTCGAATTGTTCGCCCGCTATTTCATCGACCTGACGCCGCAGGTCGCGTTGATCGCCGCCGTCAGCGCCGATCGCGAAGGCAATCTCTACACCGGCCCCAACACCGAGGACACGCCGACCGTGGTGGAGGCGACCGCCTTCAAGGACGGCATCGTGATCGCCCAGGTCAATGAGATCGTCGAGACGGTGCCGCGGGTCGACATCCCGGCGGACCGCGTGCACTTCATCGTCAAGTCAGACAAGCCGTTCTTCGTCGAGCCGCTGTTCACGCGCGATCCGGCCGCGATCACCGAGGGACAGATCCTGACCGCGATGCTCGCGATCAAGGGCATCTATGCGCCCTATGGCGTGCAACGGCTCAATCACGGCATCGGCTTCAGCACGGCTGCGATCGAGCTGCTGCTGCCCACCTTCGGCGAAAGGCTGGGACTGAAAGGCAGGATCGCAACTCATTTTGCTCTGAACCCGCATCCCGCGCTGATTCCCGCGATCGAGTCGGGCTGGGTGCGGCAGATCCACTCGTTCGGCTCGGAGGGCGGCATGGATGACTACATCCGCGCCCGATCCGACGTCTACTTCACCGGCCCCGACGGCTCGCTGCGCTCCAATCGCGCCTTCTGCCAGACCGCCGGTCTCTATGCCTGCGACATGTTCATCGGCTCCACGTTGCAGATCGACCTGCAGGGAAATTCGTCGACCGTCACCACGTCCCGCATCGCGGGGTTCGGCGGCGCGCCGAACATGGGCGCGGATGCGCGCGGGCGCCGCCATCCGAGCGAGCCCTGGCTGAAGGCGGGAGCCGAGGCTGATCCCGATGGCGCGGCCCTGATGCGCCGCGGCCGCAAGCTGGTCGTGCAGATCGGCGAGACATTCGGCGACAAGAACGTGCCGCTGTTCGTCGAGAGGCTCGACGCCCTCGAGCTCGCCGAGAAGCTGAACCTCGAACTCGCGCCGATCATGATCTATGGCGACGACGTCACGCACATCGTCACCGAGGAGGGCGTCGCGAACCTGTTGCTGTGCCGTACCGCGCAGGAACGCGAGCAGGCCATCCGCGGCGTCGCGGGCTACACCGATGTCGGCCGCCGACGCGATCGCAACATGGTCGCGCAGTTGCGCGAGCGCGGGGTGATCCGCCGGCCGGAAGATCTCGGCATCAATCCCCTCGATGCGGATCGCAGCCTGCTGGCGGCGCGCTCGATCAAGGATCTCGTGCGCTGGTCGGGCGGCCTCTATGCGCCGCCGTCGAAATTCAGGAACTGGTGA
- the mdcC gene encoding malonate decarboxylase acyl carrier protein: MEDLRFEHKVRTPAGGTRQSAIVGVVASGNLEVLVERVLPDAECALEIRTAAVGFGEVWTAVIGDFVERYSPGGLRFSINDGGARPDTVSLRLAQAVRLIAENGK; the protein is encoded by the coding sequence ATGGAAGATCTCAGGTTTGAGCACAAGGTTCGCACACCGGCCGGCGGCACCAGGCAGAGCGCAATCGTCGGCGTGGTCGCCTCGGGCAATCTGGAAGTGCTGGTGGAGCGCGTCCTGCCGGATGCGGAATGCGCCCTCGAGATCAGGACCGCGGCGGTCGGTTTCGGCGAGGTCTGGACCGCCGTGATCGGCGATTTCGTCGAGCGCTATTCGCCCGGCGGGCTGAGATTTTCAATCAACGACGGCGGCGCGCGCCCTGATACGGTCTCGCTGCGGCTGGCGCAGGCGGTCCGATTGATCGCGGAGAACGGCAAATGA
- a CDS encoding efflux RND transporter permease subunit — protein MNLSAPFILRPIATALLMAGLLLCGLAAYPLLPVGALPNVNYPTIQISAQLPGADPGTIASSLATPLEQQLSQIPGVTQLTSSSALGVAQLTVQFELSRTVDSAAVDVLAAINAASPFLPPNIPYPPTIRKVNPAETPIMLIALTSDSLPLTTVDAYAENILLPKISQVPGVGLVGIGGQQKPAIRVRVNPQALAARGIGLEDVRNVIAGANVDLPKGTLNSPRVTYTLNTNDQLLKPSAYEDLIIAYRNGSPVRIRDVGNAIEAPENDLLAGWYGKEPAIILAVQRVPGANVIETVDRIKKLLPQLQASVPPAIKVTIAADRTATIRAAVSDVQFTLLLTVALVVMVIFLFLRNFWATVIPAITVPLALVGTFAVLYVLGYSLDNLSLMALSIAVGFVVDDAVVVIENIVRHLEQGMTPMEAALKGSAEIGFTIVSITLSLIAVFIPLFLMGGYVGKLFQEFAVTITASLLLSLVISLTLTPMMCARLLKDDSRRKHGRVYLLFERGFDALLALYARGLRVVLRHRFATLLVMLSTIALTGYLYVIIPKGFFPQQDTGQIVGITEAAQDISFPAMSERQQAIVDILSKDPAIQSVASYIGPGGPTATLNQGRIFIVLKPKPERKASADQIIERLRPRLAHIQGITLYMQAAQDITIGARLSKTQYQYTLTDADSNELTHWSAIFLEKLRGLDVISDVASDQANAGPRLEVTVNREVASSFGILPTTIDNALDDAFGQRIVSTMFTSLNQYHVVMEVDPRFQYGPEALKDIYLNSATGQQVPLSTLVHSVIKPAPILINHQSLFPSVTISFNLKPGVALGDAVTAIQKIEKETGKPASLSTSFQGNAQAFQSSLSGTPLLIGAALIVIYIILGVLYESLIHPITILSTLPSAGIGALLLLLAVHMDLSVIAIIGIILLIGIVKKNGIMLVDFALEVERQHGLSPEEAIYQACTLRFRPILMTTMAALLGGVPLMIGSGTGAELRQPLGYTIVGGLMLSQILTLYTTPVVYLYLDRLGNWLTGRKPRAETSTPSTTEAETEMSHESA, from the coding sequence ATGAACCTCTCCGCGCCTTTCATTCTGCGGCCGATTGCGACCGCGCTGCTGATGGCCGGCCTGCTGCTGTGCGGTCTTGCGGCCTATCCGCTGCTGCCGGTCGGCGCGCTGCCGAACGTCAATTACCCGACGATCCAGATCTCGGCGCAATTGCCCGGCGCCGATCCCGGCACCATCGCCTCGTCGCTCGCGACCCCGCTCGAGCAGCAGCTCAGCCAGATTCCGGGCGTCACGCAGCTCACCTCGTCCAGCGCGCTCGGCGTCGCCCAACTCACGGTGCAATTCGAGCTGTCGCGCACGGTGGACAGTGCCGCGGTGGACGTGCTGGCCGCGATCAACGCCGCAAGCCCGTTCCTTCCGCCGAACATCCCCTACCCGCCGACGATCAGGAAGGTGAACCCGGCGGAAACGCCGATCATGCTGATCGCGCTGACGTCGGATTCGCTGCCGCTGACCACGGTGGACGCCTATGCCGAGAACATCCTGCTGCCGAAGATCTCGCAGGTGCCCGGTGTCGGCCTCGTCGGCATCGGCGGCCAGCAGAAGCCCGCGATCCGTGTCCGCGTCAATCCGCAGGCGCTTGCGGCCCGCGGCATCGGCCTCGAAGACGTCCGCAACGTCATCGCCGGCGCCAATGTGGATCTGCCCAAGGGTACGCTCAACAGCCCGCGCGTCACCTATACGCTGAATACCAACGACCAGCTGTTGAAGCCTTCGGCTTACGAAGACCTCATCATCGCCTATCGCAACGGCTCGCCGGTGCGGATCCGCGACGTCGGCAATGCGATCGAGGCGCCTGAGAACGACCTCCTGGCCGGCTGGTACGGCAAGGAGCCCGCGATCATCCTCGCGGTCCAGCGCGTTCCCGGCGCCAACGTGATCGAGACCGTCGACCGGATCAAGAAGCTGCTGCCGCAGCTGCAGGCCTCCGTTCCACCGGCGATCAAGGTGACGATCGCGGCCGACCGCACCGCCACCATCCGCGCTGCGGTCTCCGACGTGCAGTTCACGCTGCTGTTGACGGTCGCCCTGGTGGTGATGGTCATATTCCTGTTCCTGCGGAATTTCTGGGCTACCGTCATCCCGGCGATCACGGTCCCCCTGGCGCTGGTCGGCACCTTCGCGGTCCTCTACGTGCTCGGCTACAGCCTCGACAACCTCTCACTGATGGCCTTGTCGATCGCGGTCGGCTTCGTGGTCGACGATGCCGTCGTCGTCATCGAGAACATCGTGCGCCATCTCGAGCAGGGCATGACGCCGATGGAGGCCGCGCTCAAGGGCTCCGCCGAGATCGGCTTCACGATCGTCTCCATCACCCTGTCGCTGATTGCGGTATTCATCCCGCTGTTCCTGATGGGCGGCTATGTCGGCAAGCTGTTCCAGGAATTCGCCGTCACCATCACCGCCTCCCTGCTGCTGTCGCTGGTCATCTCGCTCACCCTGACGCCGATGATGTGCGCACGCCTGCTGAAGGATGATTCGCGACGGAAGCACGGCCGGGTCTACCTTCTGTTCGAGCGAGGTTTCGATGCCCTGCTTGCGCTCTATGCGCGGGGCCTGCGCGTAGTGCTGCGGCATCGCTTCGCGACGCTACTGGTCATGCTCTCGACCATCGCGCTGACCGGCTACCTCTACGTGATCATCCCGAAGGGCTTCTTCCCGCAACAGGACACCGGGCAGATCGTCGGCATCACCGAGGCTGCCCAGGACATCTCCTTCCCCGCGATGTCGGAACGCCAGCAGGCGATCGTCGACATCCTGTCCAAGGACCCGGCGATCCAGTCGGTAGCAAGCTATATCGGTCCGGGAGGGCCGACGGCGACGCTCAACCAGGGCCGCATCTTCATCGTCCTGAAGCCGAAGCCGGAGCGCAAGGCGAGCGCCGACCAGATCATCGAGCGGCTGCGTCCCCGGCTCGCCCACATCCAGGGCATCACGCTCTACATGCAGGCGGCACAGGACATCACGATCGGCGCACGCCTGTCGAAGACGCAATATCAGTACACTCTGACGGATGCCGATTCCAACGAGCTCACCCACTGGTCGGCGATCTTCCTGGAGAAGCTGCGCGGGCTCGACGTCATCAGCGACGTCGCCAGCGACCAGGCCAATGCCGGCCCGCGGCTGGAGGTCACCGTCAATCGCGAGGTCGCCTCGAGCTTCGGCATCCTGCCCACGACGATCGACAATGCGCTCGACGACGCCTTCGGCCAGCGCATCGTCTCCACCATGTTCACCTCGCTGAACCAGTACCACGTCGTGATGGAGGTCGATCCGCGCTTCCAATACGGGCCCGAAGCGCTCAAGGACATCTACCTGAACTCGGCCACCGGCCAGCAGGTCCCGCTCAGCACGCTGGTTCACAGCGTGATCAAGCCGGCCCCGATTCTGATCAATCACCAGAGCCTGTTTCCGTCGGTGACGATCTCGTTCAACCTGAAGCCCGGCGTGGCGCTGGGCGATGCGGTGACGGCAATCCAGAAGATCGAGAAGGAGACCGGCAAGCCCGCTTCGCTGTCGACCTCGTTCCAGGGCAATGCGCAGGCCTTCCAGTCCTCCCTGTCGGGCACGCCGCTCTTGATCGGGGCCGCGCTGATCGTGATCTACATCATCCTCGGCGTGCTCTACGAGAGCCTGATCCACCCCATCACGATCCTGTCGACGCTGCCTTCGGCCGGCATCGGCGCTCTGTTGCTGCTGCTCGCAGTCCACATGGATCTCAGCGTCATCGCCATCATCGGCATCATTCTCCTGATCGGCATCGTGAAGAAGAACGGCATCATGCTGGTCGACTTCGCCCTCGAGGTGGAGCGCCAGCACGGGCTCAGCCCGGAAGAGGCGATCTACCAGGCCTGCACGTTGCGCTTCCGCCCGATTCTGATGACGACGATGGCGGCGCTGCTCGGCGGCGTGCCCCTGATGATCGGCT
- the mdcE gene encoding biotin-independent malonate decarboxylase subunit gamma has protein sequence MTLDDILPALFPDGHEVRNDKGVLLGSATLRSGDRMLVLGVADRTALGVDEAIRLSAHVLKSIDRDSGAILVLVDSDSQRMSKRDELLGLNEFLAHLAKVLIHADMNGRPTIGLLYGHSAAGALLATGLATRVLVGLPGADPAVMDLPSMAKVTKLSMEALEEKAKSTPVFAPGLSNLAQMGAVHMTWSHAAPFVDQLEALLADMLAARDGRDALGRARGGRLKAAEIAERVRDLALQAR, from the coding sequence GTGACGCTCGATGACATCCTCCCTGCACTCTTCCCCGATGGCCATGAGGTCCGGAACGACAAGGGGGTTCTTCTCGGCTCGGCGACGCTGCGATCCGGCGACCGCATGCTCGTTCTCGGTGTCGCCGACCGGACAGCGCTGGGCGTCGACGAGGCGATCAGATTGTCCGCCCATGTCCTCAAGTCGATCGACCGGGACTCGGGGGCGATCCTGGTGCTCGTCGACAGCGATAGCCAGCGCATGAGCAAGCGCGACGAGCTGCTCGGGCTCAACGAGTTCCTTGCGCATCTGGCCAAGGTGCTGATCCACGCCGACATGAACGGCCGGCCGACCATCGGCCTGCTCTATGGTCATTCGGCCGCGGGTGCGCTGCTTGCGACGGGCCTTGCAACCCGCGTGCTGGTCGGGCTTCCGGGGGCAGACCCCGCGGTGATGGACCTGCCGTCGATGGCGAAGGTGACCAAGCTGTCGATGGAAGCGCTGGAAGAAAAGGCGAAGTCGACGCCGGTGTTCGCTCCGGGCCTGTCCAATCTCGCGCAGATGGGCGCTGTTCACATGACGTGGAGTCATGCCGCCCCGTTTGTCGATCAGCTGGAGGCGCTGCTGGCCGACATGCTGGCCGCGCGGGACGGGCGGGATGCGCTCGGCAGGGCGCGTGGCGGCCGACTCAAGGCCGCCGAGATTGCGGAGCGGGTTCGTGACCTGGCCCTGCAAGCACGCTGA
- a CDS encoding efflux RND transporter periplasmic adaptor subunit, with amino-acid sequence MKRNLTIALVALAAILIGGSLWFFGSERKPAVAAAQVPVVVPVVAATVTGKDVPIYLRGIGTVIAYNTDVVRSQIQGQIVKIAFTEGQTVKTGDLLAQIDPRPYEAQIEQLTANRDRDQAQLANAEANLSRYNQLGDKGYATPQLIETQTAQVAQLKAAVKADQAQIDQANVQLSYTRLTSAIPGITGVRQIDVGNVIHPTDPNGLVVVPQIEPISLLFTLPQTDLPVIQQHAAKGELKVIAYSQDNKMKLDEGTLLLVNNEIAGTTGTVQLKAVFPNHEHRLWPGQLVNARLLLEIQKDALTVAGSAVQQGPSGSYVYVVTDGQTAALRPVHVAQISDGQALIDRGLKSGDVVVVDGQYRLTEGSRVRELHGKAAQEADLQSAVQDAIP; translated from the coding sequence GTGAAGCGGAACCTGACCATTGCACTCGTTGCTCTCGCCGCGATCCTGATCGGAGGAAGTCTCTGGTTCTTCGGCAGCGAGCGCAAGCCGGCCGTCGCGGCCGCCCAGGTGCCCGTCGTTGTGCCTGTGGTTGCCGCCACCGTCACCGGCAAGGACGTGCCGATCTATCTGCGTGGCATCGGCACGGTGATCGCCTACAACACCGACGTCGTGCGCAGCCAGATTCAGGGGCAGATCGTCAAGATCGCCTTCACCGAAGGACAGACCGTCAAGACCGGCGACCTGCTCGCCCAGATCGATCCACGGCCCTACGAAGCCCAGATCGAACAGCTGACGGCCAACCGCGACAGGGACCAGGCGCAGCTTGCGAATGCCGAGGCCAATCTCTCCCGCTACAACCAACTCGGCGACAAGGGCTATGCGACCCCCCAGCTGATCGAGACGCAGACGGCGCAGGTGGCGCAGCTCAAGGCCGCAGTGAAGGCGGACCAGGCCCAGATCGATCAGGCCAACGTCCAGCTCAGCTACACGCGCCTGACATCGGCGATTCCCGGCATCACCGGCGTTCGCCAGATCGACGTCGGCAACGTGATTCATCCGACCGACCCCAACGGCCTCGTCGTCGTGCCCCAGATCGAGCCGATCTCGCTGCTGTTCACGTTGCCGCAGACAGATCTGCCGGTGATCCAGCAGCACGCCGCAAAGGGAGAGCTGAAGGTCATCGCCTACAGCCAGGACAACAAGATGAAGCTCGACGAGGGCACCCTGCTGCTGGTCAACAACGAGATCGCGGGAACGACCGGCACCGTCCAGCTCAAGGCGGTATTCCCAAATCATGAGCACCGGCTGTGGCCGGGCCAGCTGGTGAATGCGCGCCTGCTGCTCGAGATCCAGAAGGACGCGCTCACTGTCGCCGGCTCGGCCGTGCAGCAGGGGCCGAGCGGCAGCTATGTCTATGTCGTGACCGACGGCCAGACGGCAGCCTTGCGTCCCGTCCATGTCGCGCAGATCAGCGACGGCCAGGCCCTGATCGACCGGGGGCTGAAATCCGGCGACGTCGTCGTGGTCGACGGCCAGTACCGGCTGACGGAGGGCAGCCGCGTTCGCGAGCTGCACGGCAAGGCGGCGCAGGAAGCCGACCTGCAGAGCGCCGTGCAGGACGCGATCCCATGA
- the mdcG gene encoding malonate decarboxylase holo-[acyl-carrier-protein] synthase, producing the protein MTWPCKHAERPPGRHDLVFVSPAGWRALLDARGDLATDALVARWPKMRWPTIRRRALPCEADGLALGLPLPPSAGKRRISLLLDNDHVTSVARPPLLRQARAYAPRNWWPTLDRLDALARRHAMDARVFGSLAWQSLTGLDYVTARSDLDVLFEFRAETDIDRLVAEVAAIEADAPMRLDGELMGADGAAVNWREFHGGASELLVKSIERVVLLGRHQFMSGAMAS; encoded by the coding sequence GTGACCTGGCCCTGCAAGCACGCTGAGCGTCCACCGGGTCGTCACGACCTCGTCTTCGTCAGTCCGGCAGGATGGCGCGCGCTGTTGGACGCCCGCGGCGATCTCGCCACGGACGCGCTGGTCGCGCGCTGGCCCAAAATGCGATGGCCGACGATCAGGCGCCGCGCTTTGCCATGCGAGGCTGACGGCCTCGCTTTGGGACTGCCCTTGCCGCCCTCGGCCGGCAAGAGGCGGATTTCCCTCCTGCTCGATAACGACCACGTCACGTCCGTCGCGAGGCCGCCGCTGCTGCGGCAGGCGCGGGCTTACGCACCGCGCAACTGGTGGCCGACGCTCGACCGGCTCGACGCGCTGGCACGTCGCCATGCGATGGACGCGCGCGTCTTCGGCAGCCTGGCCTGGCAGTCGCTGACCGGACTGGACTACGTGACGGCACGTTCCGATCTCGATGTCCTGTTCGAGTTTCGAGCCGAGACCGACATCGATCGCCTTGTCGCCGAAGTCGCCGCGATCGAGGCCGATGCACCGATGCGGCTTGATGGCGAGCTGATGGGTGCGGACGGCGCTGCGGTCAATTGGCGCGAATTCCACGGCGGCGCGAGCGAGCTTCTGGTCAAGAGCATCGAACGCGTGGTCCTGCTCGGCAGGCATCAGTTCATGTCGGGAGCGATGGCATCATGA
- a CDS encoding alpha/beta hydrolase, whose product MKHLNAGLALAAALSVFATVTPARAEPLKNIVLVHGAWVDASGWKPVYEILTKEGFRVTMVQEPETSFADDVTAAKRILDLQDGPTLLVGHSYGGSIITESGVHPNVVGLVYVAAHAPDVGEDESALGKKTPSVLGKTEGVIKVTPDKFTYLDPVQFPKLFAPDLPRERAEFVARSQVPAATQVFSTPLTAAAWKTKPSWGIVAGSDQIINPDLERWYYERAKSHTTVIPGASHSVYESHPKEVAAVITRAARSIDQPATR is encoded by the coding sequence ATGAAACACCTCAACGCTGGCCTTGCGCTCGCTGCCGCCCTCTCCGTGTTCGCGACCGTCACCCCGGCGCGCGCGGAACCGCTGAAGAACATCGTCCTGGTGCACGGCGCCTGGGTCGATGCGTCGGGCTGGAAGCCCGTCTACGAAATCCTGACCAAGGAAGGTTTTCGCGTGACGATGGTGCAGGAGCCCGAAACCTCGTTTGCCGACGACGTCACAGCGGCGAAGCGCATTCTCGATCTCCAAGACGGCCCGACACTCCTCGTCGGCCACAGCTATGGCGGTTCGATCATCACCGAATCTGGCGTCCATCCCAATGTCGTCGGTCTCGTCTACGTCGCCGCGCATGCGCCTGATGTCGGCGAGGACGAATCGGCGCTCGGCAAGAAGACGCCGAGTGTGCTCGGCAAGACCGAAGGCGTCATCAAGGTCACGCCCGACAAGTTCACCTATCTCGATCCCGTGCAATTCCCGAAACTGTTCGCGCCCGATCTGCCGCGCGAGCGTGCCGAGTTCGTTGCGCGCTCGCAGGTCCCGGCCGCGACGCAGGTGTTCAGCACGCCGCTCACTGCGGCTGCGTGGAAGACCAAGCCGAGCTGGGGCATCGTTGCCGGCAGCGACCAGATCATCAATCCCGATCTCGAGCGCTGGTACTACGAGCGTGCCAAGAGCCACACCACGGTGATCCCGGGCGCCAGCCACTCGGTCTACGAGTCGCATCCGAAGGAAGTGGCGGCCGTCATCACCCGCGCCGCCCGCAGCATCGATCAACCGGCCACGCGCTGA
- the mdcB gene encoding triphosphoribosyl-dephospho-CoA synthase MdcB, producing the protein MIATAARGVERTALRWAQIAPDVSAIGAVAADCLVKEIETWPKPGLVSHVDNGSHDDMDAGTFRRSAAAIGPYLQRLADAGALGCGMGRLRIIGLEAERAMFAATSGVNTHRGAIFGLGLLCAAAGARAGGLVDPRLPLGDVVTRLWGGSILEGPVLLHSHGSAVRRRFHAGGARIEAATGFPSVYRIGLPALRRAMSVVPHDTEAARVEACFALIASVEDTNLLHRGGLDGLRFAHDAAGHFIASGGVCVPAWRARAQSIHESFVARRLSPGGSADLLAMALFVDAHERPTSRRRMSS; encoded by the coding sequence ATGATCGCCACAGCCGCAAGAGGCGTGGAGCGGACGGCGCTGCGCTGGGCGCAGATCGCGCCCGATGTCTCCGCCATCGGCGCTGTCGCCGCTGATTGCCTCGTCAAGGAGATCGAAACCTGGCCGAAGCCGGGGCTCGTGAGCCACGTCGACAACGGCAGTCACGACGATATGGATGCGGGCACGTTTCGCCGCAGCGCTGCGGCGATCGGGCCATATCTGCAACGCCTGGCCGACGCGGGCGCGCTCGGCTGCGGCATGGGCCGGCTGCGGATCATCGGCCTCGAGGCGGAACGCGCGATGTTCGCTGCAACGTCGGGGGTCAACACGCATCGTGGCGCGATCTTCGGGCTCGGACTGCTGTGCGCGGCCGCCGGCGCGAGAGCCGGCGGGTTGGTCGATCCCAGGCTTCCGCTTGGCGATGTCGTGACGCGCCTGTGGGGCGGCAGCATCCTTGAGGGTCCGGTGCTGCTGCACAGCCATGGCAGCGCGGTCCGCCGCCGCTTTCACGCCGGCGGTGCGCGCATCGAGGCGGCGACGGGATTTCCGAGTGTCTACAGGATCGGGCTACCAGCCCTGCGGCGCGCAATGTCTGTCGTGCCGCACGATACGGAAGCCGCCCGGGTCGAGGCGTGCTTTGCCCTGATCGCATCGGTCGAGGATACCAACCTCCTGCATCGCGGCGGGCTCGACGGCCTTCGCTTCGCGCACGACGCTGCCGGTCACTTCATTGCTTCAGGCGGCGTCTGCGTGCCCGCTTGGCGCGCACGGGCGCAATCGATCCACGAGAGCTTCGTCGCCCGCCGTCTCAGCCCGGGTGGATCGGCCGACCTGCTCGCCATGGCGCTCTTCGTCGACGCGCATGAGCGGCCGACATCACGACGTCGAATGTCATCCTGA
- a CDS encoding biotin-independent malonate decarboxylase subunit beta: MTAPLKDITPAERARSTSFYEASARTRLELLLDAGSFVEFIGPEQREVSPHLKIFDLPEQFDDGIVVGRGRLDGSPVLVAAQEGRFMGGAFGEVHGAKLTGLLRAARQIGSIPVLILFDTGGVRLQEANAGELAIAEIMRAVMEARAAGVKVIGLIGGRSGCYGGGGLIAGCCSALAVSEPGRIAVSGPEVIETNRGVEEFDSHDRALVWRTMGGKHRRLLGTADVFADDNVQDFREAALALLDLVGSFGLDSLKAEQERLADRVRRFGACSDALDIWTAEGIAHAETIPELSADQFIALADRIGRTSRDAR, from the coding sequence ATGACCGCGCCACTCAAGGACATCACACCGGCCGAGCGCGCCCGCAGCACCAGCTTCTACGAGGCGTCGGCCCGAACGCGGCTGGAACTGCTGCTCGATGCCGGCAGCTTCGTCGAGTTCATCGGGCCGGAGCAGCGCGAGGTCAGTCCCCACTTGAAGATTTTCGATCTTCCCGAGCAGTTCGACGACGGCATCGTCGTCGGCCGCGGCCGCCTCGACGGCTCGCCGGTGTTGGTCGCCGCACAGGAGGGACGTTTCATGGGCGGCGCCTTCGGCGAGGTGCATGGCGCCAAGCTGACAGGGCTGCTCCGCGCCGCGCGCCAGATCGGATCGATCCCCGTCCTGATCCTGTTCGACACTGGCGGCGTGCGGTTGCAGGAAGCCAATGCCGGTGAGCTCGCCATCGCCGAGATCATGCGGGCGGTGATGGAGGCGCGCGCCGCCGGCGTGAAGGTGATCGGCCTGATCGGGGGCAGGTCCGGATGCTACGGCGGCGGCGGCCTGATCGCAGGCTGCTGCTCGGCGCTCGCGGTCTCGGAGCCCGGACGCATCGCGGTCTCGGGCCCCGAAGTGATCGAGACCAATCGCGGCGTCGAGGAGTTCGATTCCCACGACCGCGCGCTGGTCTGGCGTACCATGGGCGGCAAGCATCGCCGGCTACTCGGCACCGCCGACGTCTTCGCCGACGACAATGTGCAGGATTTTCGTGAGGCCGCACTGGCACTGCTGGATCTGGTCGGTTCCTTCGGCCTCGACAGTCTGAAGGCGGAGCAGGAGCGGCTTGCCGACAGGGTGCGCCGCTTCGGCGCCTGCTCCGATGCTCTCGACATCTGGACGGCGGAAGGCATCGCGCATGCCGAAACGATTCCGGAGCTGTCGGCAGATCAGTTCATTGCGCTCGCCGACAGGATCGGGAGGACCAGCCGTGACGCTCGATGA